GGCTGAATTCCTTGCTGGCCAGCATCGCAGAGACGGTGCGATCACGATTCCGCGGAAAGATCACCTACGCCTCCGGAACGTGGGAACAGGTCGATTGGGCGCCCTTCGACATCGTCAGTGCGGACGCCTACGGCGATTCCAGTGACGCCTTCCGCCAGGGCCTGCGCGAGTATTTCCGGCACGGCAAGCCGCTCGCAGCGACCGAATTCGGCTGCTGCACCTACCGGGGCGCAGCCGAGCGCGGCGGCTTGGGCTGGGTAGATGTCGTCGATCACGACGCCGATCCGCCCCGCATCAACGGCGATTACGTCCGCGACGAGGAAGAGCAGGCCCACTACCTGCGCGAGATGCTCGCCGTCTTCGACGAGGAAGGTGTGGACACCGCCTTCTGGTTCACCTTCGCCGGCTACGAGTACCCACATCACGCCGACCCGCGCTTCGACCTCGACATGGCCTCCTACGGGGTATGCAAGCTGATGTCCGACGGCAGCCTCGCACCCAAGCGCTCCTTCCACGCCATGGCCAAGGCATACCGATCAGCAACGTCAGCGTTGCCTGTCCAGGGTGAGGACGGCCCTACTGATGTTTCAGAATGCCGTGCGTAGTCGTCTCGAGCAGATGAGGCTGCAGCCAAGTTCGAGGAGTCCTTGGTGGAGGTCGGCGCGTATCTCGTAGCGGATCCGCAGGCGTTTGAATTGGTGTAGCCAGGCGAAGGTGCGCTCTACCACCCAACGGGTCTTGCCCAGGCCAGAGCCGTGCGGAGTGCCGCGGCGGGTGATCTTCGGTGTGATGCCCCGTTTGGCGATAAGGTGCCTGTACTTGTCGAAGTCGTAACCGGGATCGGCGAACAGCCTCTGTGGCCGGTGCCGTGGCCGGCCTCGCAGTCCCCTAATACGGGGGATGGCATCCAGCAGCGGAATCGACTGGGTGACGTCGTGTCGGTTACCGCCGGCCAGCGCCACGGCGAGCGGTGTGCCGTGCCGGTCGACGATCAGATGGTGCTTGCTGCCTGGCCTGCCCCGACCGACCGGCGAAGGCCCGGTGTGAGCCCCCTTTGAGAGCTCTGACATGCGAGCCGTCCACTGCCGCGTCGTCCATCTCCAGTAGACCGGACCTGCGGAGTTCAACCAGCAACGTCTCGTGCAGGCGGGGCCACACGCCGCCTCGGTCCAGTCCCGCAGACGGCGCCAGCAGGTCACCCTGCTGCAGCCGATCCGCTCGGCCGGGACGTCCCGCCAGCTCACCCCCTTGCGCAGCACGTAGACGATGCCGGCCAAGGCAACGCGGTCGTCCACCTGCCGGGGAAGCGGCGTCGCCGCGGCGGACGGGCCGGGAGCAGCGGGACTATCCGCTCCCACAGATCATCAGGAACAAGATCGTCAGACACCCGCAGACCCTGCCCGATGCCTGCTACCTGCGCAGACGGCAGCTCAGGCACATTATCCCCGAGCCGAAGAACCAGCGGGCCAACCGCCAACGCCGCGGCCGCAAGGGCGGACGGCCCACCGGTTTCGACAAGACGATCTACAAGCGAGGAACGAAGTCGAGCGGACGATCAACGCCCTCAAGAAATCCCGCGCCGTGGCCACGAGGTTCAAACAAGCGCGCCTACGTCTTCCAGGGCACCGTGATCGTCGCAGCGATCCGCCTCTGGCTTCGGGGGTAGATCCATTATCCCCGCGCGGGGACGTGCCTGTCACCGTTCTCCGGAATGATCTTTACGCCCGTTTCGCGCCCCTAGGCTTGCCGCCAACGAACACAACGCACTGATCTGACCTGGGAGTTGAGAGTGGCGCACGACGTTGCCGCGCTGGCCGTGGAACTCACGGACATGGCCGCGACGGATCACCAGTCCGCAGTCCGCGCGAACAGCGACGACCCTGCCGAGCAGCTGGCCTGGCGCCGGCTGACCGCACAGCACGGTGACCGGCTCGGCGAGATCATGGACGAGTATGGCTGGCCGACGGAGGAACTGGTCGGCGAGGAGGCCGCGCGGGCAGCGTGGCTGATCGCCCAGCACGCTGACCGGCAGATCGAAATTCAGCGACGCGCCCTGAAGCTGATGCAGCAGGCGGTCTCGGCAGGCTCGGCCAGCCCACGCGAGCTGGCCTTCTTGCGCGACCGCACGCTGGTCAATGAGGGCCGCAAGCAGATCTACGGCACTCAGATCGCCGGCGTGAAGGACGGGGCACCGCTTCCCTGGCCCTGTGAAGAGCCCGAGCGCGTGGACGAACTCCGCGCAGAAGTCGGCATTGAGCCCTTCGACGAGTACGTTGCCAAGTTCGCAATGGCCTGACGCCCCGTTGCCATCCGCATTCGGCGGATCCCTGCCCACGGTTCACCTGCCGTAGGTAATGCTCCGCCGGACAGGCCCGCACCACGGTTCCGTTTGTGTTCCCCGAGGCCGAGCTACTCGCGTCGTTCGTCGGGCACCGCCGGGAGCGGCTGGCGGGTGCGGGCGAGGTGTCCGCGGTGGCGGCGGCGGTCGCGCCACCACTCCAGCCGGTCCTTGGAGTTCTGCGGTGGGGCCGCCTGCAGCACAAGGGCGGCGGCGCCGGGCAGGGAGGCGATCACCAGGGGCGCCGGCGAGGGCGAGGGCTGCGGGCGGCGCGGAGGTGGCAGCGCCGGCTCCGAGCAGGGGCAGCGCACAGTGGCGGTCGTACACGGGCAGGCCGACCCGCCGAAGGGGCCCGCTGCGCGCCGTACCTCTCTCTACGTACAGGTTCGACTGATGACGCGCGCTGCACCCCGGGCCCGCGGGTGCCGAAGAAGGACAGGTTGGCTGCGTAGGTCAGAACGAAGAGCGCTTGTCGGTGGGAGCTGGGAACAGTTGGTTGCTGCTGGGCCTCCGAATGTTGATGAGAATTAGCAGCGGTCCCAGGCCACGGAAACGTGATGTCGTCAACGTGTTGACGTCCGTATCCTTCAGCGGGTGAGTCTGATCGAAGTGGGTCCCGGGCAGGTCGAGCTCGTCGTGCGGGGGCCGGGGACGCTGGCGACCTCTGTCCGGTTGTTCGACTGGTCGCGTGCGGATGAGTACGAGACCGTCTTCGCGGTGGAGGCCGTTGCTGATGGTGTGCGTGCACGGCTGGAGAACGTGACCATCACCGTCTGGGATGACATGAGCGAGTTCTTCGACGGCCTCGCCCGAGACTTCCGTGGCTGGGAGGGGGAACGGGTCTGGATCAACAACCACCTGGTCGTGACGGCGACCTTCGGCTCGGGTGGTCATGTGTATTTGGACTGGACACTTCGGTCCGGCTTCTTTCCCGGTGACTGGAAGTGCACGGTGACGACCGTGATCGAAGCCGGTGAAGGGATGACGGCTGTAGCTGCGGACCTGCGGGAATTTCTGCGCCAGGGGTAGGTCGCCCACGTCTCCCTGCAGCCACTCCCGCGTCCGGTTCAGCCGACGGCTTGCTGCTCAGCGCGGGCGCGGGTGGTGGCGAGACGGTAGGAGTCGGTGCCGGTCTCGATGATGTTGCCGCCGAAGGTGAGGCGGTCGACGATGGTTCGATGCCGTAGTGGGAGCGGAAGGCGGTCCAGCCTCCGTGGCGCGGTCAGGTCCGCCTTAAGGATGGCGTCGATCACCGGCTTGTAGGGGTCGGTCGACGGCGGTGGTGGCGGCCTGCTCGGTGAGTCCTCGCTGGCGGGGAAGGGTCACGGCGTTCTCCTCTTTCACGGGGTGGGGTGGTCGGGTCGGCGGAGCCGCAGGAGCTGGTCGTAGGGGGCAAGCCGGCTACCGAGTCAATTACGTCCTGGCGACCAAGCTGGTCAACGAGCTGGTCGAAGCTGCTGACGAGAAGCAGCTGACCAAGACCACCGGGGCTGTTTCCGCAGGTGCGAGACAGACGGCCACGCGCCGCGTGAGGGCTGGCGGAAAGGGCGGCGGCCGAGCAGCCGCTGCTGGCGCCACACCACCTATGAAACACGTCCTGCAGCGGAGCTTTCATCGACCTACGTGGTGGGGTAGAGCCAGCAGGGCATCGCCGATGACTGCGGAAAACCACAGTACGATCGGGCGGTCGACCGCATGGTGCGCCTCGCGGCCGCTTCCTAGCCTGAACCACATGATCGCAACCTCAAGCTTCGCGCCATTCCTCGCCGCCTCCGCCGAGCCCGCCGGCGGCATCGCCGGATGGGCCGTCGACGTCATGGACGCACTCGGAGCCGCCGGTACCGGGCTGACCAACCTCGTCGACACGGTACTGCCGTTCATCCCCAGTGAGATCGTCCTCCCCGTGGCCGGATTCGCCGCCGGACAGGGGCGGTTGAGCCTGGCGGCCGTCATTGTCTGGACCACAGTCGGTTCCGTCGTCGGATCCTGGATCGTGTATGCCACGGGCGCTCTCCTGGGTCGCGAACGGACCCGCGCGCTCGCCGCCCGCATCCCCTTCGTCCGCCCGCACGAGATCGATCGTGCCGAGGCGTGGTTCGCCCGACGCGGCCGCGCCGCCGTGCTGCTCGCCCGCATGGTGCCGGTGGTGCGCAGTCTCATCTCCCTCCCGGCCGGGATCCAGCGCATGCCGATCACTGCCTTCACCGCCCTGACCGCCCTCGGCAGCCTGATCTGGAACACCGCGTTCGTCCTGTTGGGATACTGGCTCGGCGACAACTGGCGGCTGGTGGAGGAGTACGGGGGATGGGTGTCAAAGGCGGTCATGGCGGTGGCGGTTCTGGCCGTCGCCCGGTGGTTCGCGGTGCGGCTGCGTCGCCGCCCGGGTGCTCGGCACCGGGTATGAGGCCCGCGCTCGCCGCGGCCGGTATCGCCCTTGGCGCGGTCTCAGCGCTCGTCGCGCCCGCAGTCCTCGCCGCGGCAGGCTTGGCACGCTCCCCCGGATTGCCGGTCCGCCTGGCCGAGCTGGAACAGCGGCGCGTGGCCGCCCTGCTCAGCGGGGGCGCGGCGTCCCCGGAGGGTATCGAACCGCGCCGGGCCGTTTCCTACCTTTGGTGCCGCATCCCTGTGGGCCTGCTCGGCGGCGGGGCGCTGTTCCTGCTGGCGGCGGGCGGCTGGACGGTCGCCTCCGGGCTGTCGCACTGGCTGGCCGGGCACGATGTCGACGGCATGGCTCCCTCCTGGCCGGTCGCCGGGTATCTCCTCACCGCCGGTCTGCTGCTGCTCTTCCTCGACTTGGCCGGCCTGGCCGCCGTCGCCGAACTGGAGCGGTGGCTGATCTGCCGTTTCCTCAGCCCCGACGAGATGACCCGGATGCGCCGCCGGATCGACGAACTCGCCGCCTCGCGCTCGGGGATCGTCGAGGCCGTGGACGCCGAACGGCGCCGCATCGAGCGCGACCTGCACGACGGGCTGCAGCAGCGGCTGATCGTGGTGGCGATGCTGCTCGGACGGGCACGCCGCAAGAACTCCGAGGAGCTGTTCCGGCAGGCACAGACCGAGGCTGAGCAGGCGTTGGAGGAGCTGCGGCAGGTGGCGTGGCGCGTGTATCCCGCATCGCTGGACCAGCTGGGGTTGCGCGAGGCGCTGGCCGTGGACGCCGAACGCTCGCCCATCCCCGTGCACATCAGCGGCGACCTGACGCAACGGCCGACCCCTGCCATCGAAACGGCCGCCTATTTCGCAGTGCGCGAGGCCCTCACCAATTCGGCCAAGCACGCCGGGGCTACCCGGATCGAGGTGGCGATGAGCCAGGACACCGACGTGGTGAGGGTGTCGGTGCGCGACGACGGGCGTGGCGGCGCCGATCCCGCCGGGCCGGGCCTGGCCGGCCTGGCACGCCGCATCGCCGCGCTGGACGGGCGTCTGACCGTGGACAGCCCGCTGGGCGGCCCCACGCAGGTGGTTGCGGAGCTGCCATGCGGTTGATGATCGCTGAAGACTCCGCGCTGCTACGCGCTGGCCTGGTCCGCCTGCTGGTCGACGAAGGGCACAAGGTAACTGCCGCGGTGGGGGACGCGGACGCGCTGCTGGCCGCAGTGGCCGCCGGGCCCCCGGACGTCATCGTCGTGGACGTACGCATGCCGCCAAGCCACACCGACGAGGGGCTGCGGGCCGCGCTGCGACTTCGGTCCGAGCACCCGCAAGTGGGAGTGCTGGTGCTGTCGCAGTATGTCGAGCCGCGGTACGCCGCAGAACTGCTGGCGGCCGACACCCGGGGCGTGGGATATCTGCTGAAGGACAGGGTCGGAAGGGTCGAGGAGTTCCTGTCCGCGCTGGAGCGGGTACACGGCGGCGGCACGGTGTTCGATCCGGAGGTGGTGCGCCGCCTTCTGGCGCGCACACGCCACACCGACGATCTCGATCTGCTGACAGACCGTGAGCGAATCGTGTTGACACTCATGGCCCAGGGTTGCACCAACGCAGCCATCGCACAGCAACTGTTCATCTCCAGGAGCGCGGTGGAGAAACACACCAACGCGGTGTTCGACAAACTGCGGCTGCCGCGGGACGACAGTACTAACCGCAGGGTGCTGGCGGTGCTGCGGTTCCTGGGAGGCTGACCGGCGCTCTTCGAGCGTGGCGTGCACATGCGGGTGGTCGGGCTCAGGCGGAGCGGCGGTAGTAGGTGAGGGAGCCTTGACCGGGGCGTCGTTCGAACCGTTGGTGAGGGTGCGGATGATGGCGATGTCCTGGCCGCCCGGGTAGCGGACGCAGAAGCTGCGGCCGGCGCGCAAGGTGGTGAAGGGGAGGACGGAGGCGGGCTGGGTGTCGATGCCCTTGATGCAGTCGGTGCGGGTGACGGGGCCGGCCGGCGGTGCCTCGAAGACGCCAGCGTCACGCCACTGCCGGAAGCGGTTGTGCACAGTGGACCAGGCGCCGAACTCCTTCGGCATCTCCCGCCACTACGAAGTTCTGCGGAAAGTGGTACCGGGAGTTGGGACGTCAGCGCTGGTCAGCACCTCACGGCAATCGTCGTGTTCACGTCTTGTCCGACGGGGCCGCAAGAGACCGTACGACGGGTGCGCTCACCGGCCAACTGCCGCTTCGGGGCCGTCGGCCGTACCCGGACCGCGGGCAGCCGAGACTCTGTGAGCGGCGCGCAGGACAACCCCCATGGCGACCGTGAGCTCGCCGAGAATCACCAGCGCGATCTCGCTCACCATGGCGAGAATCGCGAAGAACCGGTACGTCCCTTTGGCCTCTGCGAAGTCGGGCTCGACCAGACCACCAGGGTCCCAGGCCACCTGGACCGTGGCACCGACGTGGTCGGATTTGCCGCAGTTAAGGGTTCCGGGCGCCTCGGTCACAGAGTGATAGCGGATGACGCATTCGTACGAGGTGGTCTTCCCCTGGTGCTCGATCACCCGCGTGACCTCGCCTGACCGTACCGCGCCCCGTGTCTCCAGTACGAACCCCTGCGAGGCAAACGAGGCCAGCACCGCGGCGGCAACCGCCGGGACAGCCAGCAGCGTCATCATCAGCCGGCTCAGCGCCGGGTGGGGCAGCAGCGGGGGCACCGTCACGATCAGCCAGATGCCGCCGGCCAGCCCCAGGGCAAGCGAGGGCACGAACATCCAGCGGAGCGAACTCGCCGCCCCACTGACCAGGATGAGCAGCGCGGCGGCCGGAATCAGCAGCGCGACCTGTCGTGGACCTGCCGGGCGCCGGAGCCCACGCGTCCGGCCGGTGTGCGGCGGGCGCTCTACCGGCCCCTCGCGCTGGTGCCGCCCCGCCGGCACCAGCCGCAGGCCGTTGGCCGCCGGTTCCCCCTGATGCTGTTCCATCATCACGCTCTTCTCCGCCGCCCAGCCGACATCAACTTCAGGCGCTGACCAAGCCGCCGCCGTTATTTTCCGCCCGGCGGCCCCGGGGCCCTCACTCCCGCCAGCACCGTGCGTCTTCAGGGAAGCCCTTGACGATGACTGCGAGGGTCTCAGCGACGGACAGCAGGGCCTCGTACGTCTCGCGCCCATGTGTCCAGCCGATCATGCGGTTTCCTTCGAGGCGCCAGCCCAGTCGGGCATCGTGCATGCGCCGTTCCATGGCGTACGTACTGATGAGAGCGGCGAAGTCGGGGTCGGAGGCACAGTAATGGACCAGGTGGGTGCCGAGGTCGGGCAAGTCGCTTGCGGGTCCCGTGAGGCGGTTGAGCGGGGGACGTTTTTCCACTCGATGGGACGCGGTCAGTCGGCGGCTGGTCACGGCAGTGGCCGGGAGCGTGCGGGGAATTTGGAGTACGGCCACGCAGTAGGTCCATGCGACATTTGCCTTGGCACCGCGCTGCTGATCTCGGCCCCGTCCGCCGCGGTCTGGCCACCCGCGCTGCCCACGCCCTCCGTGGCCATCCTGCCGAGCAGGTTCTTGCCCTCCAGTCCCGCCGCTATGGCCTTGCCGGGAGCCCAGGCTTCCTCGGCGGCATGGGCTCACGTATTCGTCAACCAACTGCCTACTTTCTCCCCGAGCCGGCCCGCGCTTTCCGCGATTCCCGCGCCCACGAACCCGGCCACGGCTGCATCCTGGAAATCCTGGCCCCAGGTGATCTTCTGCCCGGTGACTACGCGGCCCTCCGCAACCTGTTCCATCGCATGCTCGGCCAACTTCACCACTGCCTGGCCAGTCGCCAGAAGTTCGATGAGGCGATCGCGTTCGCCCCGCCGAAACCGGCACCACTCGCCGCAGCTTCTTGACCCGATAACTGCATGGGGCGTCTTATCGGCACGGACCCGGTCGGGCTCGGTGCGGGGCCGGCCCGGGCCGATGCGGGGCACCCGGTGCCCTTCAATACAGGCTGGAACTTCGGGCTGTCGTGCCTCTGGCCGGCGGTGACGAGCAGGGACAGAGGCTTCTGGCCCTGCTCGACCGTGAGGTGCAGCTTGGTGGCCAGTCCGCCGCGCGAGCGTCCGAGGCTGTGGTCGTCGGGCTCAGCGTCGACGCCCCCAGGAGGCTCACGAGTTCGATTCGACCGCCGGACGAGGGTTGTAGGTGCTGATCTCGATGAGGTTGCCGTCCGGGTCGCGCAGGTAGGTACTGGTGATGGGTCCTTGGGCGCCGGTTCGCGGCACGGGGCCTTCCAGCACGGGCACTCCGCAGGCGGTCAGATGGGCCAGGATCTGTTCCTGCGGGATGTCGGCGACCAGGCACAGGTCTGCGCTGCCAGGGGTGGGGTGCGTGGCGTGCGGGAGGAGTTCGCTGCCTGCCTGATGGAGGTTGATCTTGCTGGTGCCGAAGGTCAGTGCGCGGCGTCCCTCCCCGAAGGTGACCGGCGGTATGCCCAGGACGCGTTCGTAGAAGTCGACGGTCCGTTCGATGTCGGCGACGGTCAGCACCAGGTGGTCCAGGCCGGTGATCCGGATCCTC
The sequence above is a segment of the Streptomyces lydicus genome. Coding sequences within it:
- a CDS encoding DUF6228 family protein — translated: MSLIEVGPGQVELVVRGPGTLATSVRLFDWSRADEYETVFAVEAVADGVRARLENVTITVWDDMSEFFDGLARDFRGWEGERVWINNHLVVTATFGSGGHVYLDWTLRSGFFPGDWKCTVTTVIEAGEGMTAVAADLREFLRQG
- a CDS encoding response regulator transcription factor; protein product: MRLMIAEDSALLRAGLVRLLVDEGHKVTAAVGDADALLAAVAAGPPDVIVVDVRMPPSHTDEGLRAALRLRSEHPQVGVLVLSQYVEPRYAAELLAADTRGVGYLLKDRVGRVEEFLSALERVHGGGTVFDPEVVRRLLARTRHTDDLDLLTDRERIVLTLMAQGCTNAAIAQQLFISRSAVEKHTNAVFDKLRLPRDDSTNRRVLAVLRFLGG
- a CDS encoding IS5 family transposase translates to MGADSPAAPGPSAAATPLPRQVDDRVALAGIVYVLRKGVSWRDVPAERIGCSRVTCWRRLRDWTEAACGPACTRRCWLNSAGPVYWRWTTRQWTARMSELSKGAHTGPSPVGRGRPGSKHHLIVDRHGTPLAVALAGGNRHDVTQSIPLLDAIPRIRGLRGRPRHRPQRLFADPGYDFDKYRHLIAKRGITPKITRRGTPHGSGLGKTRWVVERTFAWLHQFKRLRIRYEIRADLHQGLLELGCSLICSRRLRTAF
- a CDS encoding DUF6624 domain-containing protein; translated protein: MAHDVAALAVELTDMAATDHQSAVRANSDDPAEQLAWRRLTAQHGDRLGEIMDEYGWPTEELVGEEAARAAWLIAQHADRQIEIQRRALKLMQQAVSAGSASPRELAFLRDRTLVNEGRKQIYGTQIAGVKDGAPLPWPCEEPERVDELRAEVGIEPFDEYVAKFAMA
- a CDS encoding sensor histidine kinase, which codes for MPVRLAELEQRRVAALLSGGAASPEGIEPRRAVSYLWCRIPVGLLGGGALFLLAAGGWTVASGLSHWLAGHDVDGMAPSWPVAGYLLTAGLLLLFLDLAGLAAVAELERWLICRFLSPDEMTRMRRRIDELAASRSGIVEAVDAERRRIERDLHDGLQQRLIVVAMLLGRARRKNSEELFRQAQTEAEQALEELRQVAWRVYPASLDQLGLREALAVDAERSPIPVHISGDLTQRPTPAIETAAYFAVREALTNSAKHAGATRIEVAMSQDTDVVRVSVRDDGRGGADPAGPGLAGLARRIAALDGRLTVDSPLGGPTQVVAELPCG
- a CDS encoding DedA family protein — encoded protein: MIATSSFAPFLAASAEPAGGIAGWAVDVMDALGAAGTGLTNLVDTVLPFIPSEIVLPVAGFAAGQGRLSLAAVIVWTTVGSVVGSWIVYATGALLGRERTRALAARIPFVRPHEIDRAEAWFARRGRAAVLLARMVPVVRSLISLPAGIQRMPITAFTALTALGSLIWNTAFVLLGYWLGDNWRLVEEYGGWVSKAVMAVAVLAVARWFAVRLRRRPGARHRV